In Lewinellaceae bacterium, a single window of DNA contains:
- a CDS encoding DUF1343 domain-containing protein yields the protein MNLSRILPLPTRRTTIYKAGGLFILSILSVFSCATPKPTPPAPAPVLPSTPTLPSADREFRAAWVATVANINWPSKPGLPAEKQKEEAIALLDLLADNNFNAVIFQVRPQADALYPSSLEPWSYYLTGEQGTAPAPFYDPLKFWVEAAHERGLELHAWLNPYRAHHTAGGEITDSSIVKKKPELALQLANGMWWLDPALKGTQDHSNAVVMDIVRRYDIDGIHFDDYFYPYPSYNDGQDFPDSLSWQAYQAAGGELSRGDWRRQAVNQFVERVYQSIKAEKPQVKFGLSPFGIWRPRNPPSIQGFDQYEQLYADARLWLNEGWVDYWTPQLYWPINQIPQSFPVLLGWWKQQNAKGRHLWPGMSIGRIKGEKGTDEVVNQIMIARGMIPDAPGHAHWSIGVLQSNDSLLQAIANGPYRKPALAPPSPWLDNTPPPAPEVDMKLEMQDNRLMAKVFPTETGQAFRWVAYFRHGGEWDYHIINSGGPHAFIPLFKVKPGVLPKERPTELPAPEAVYEPLAELYVTAVSRSGNESPASAISLPAFSYDLAPPVASLFPEPEPIVEKVPETRRANIQLGVEVLLSEQLDLIRGKRVGLITNPSAVDGQLRSTIDLLAETPGVDLAALFGPEHGVRGAEEGRILLEGEPDPRTGVPVYSLYGDGYAPKAEWLEKIDVLLFDIQGVGSAWYTFKYTMSYAMEACARADIPFVVLDRPNPLGGEVVEGPYLNLGSIFRHRLPLRHGMTYGELARMWNETEGFGAELTVVPMKGWKRNMLWHETGLFWVMPSPNMGTFETAVVYPGQCLFERTNLSEGRGTTKPFLLTGASWIDAEKAAQDLNSRNIPGAVFRPAYFIPNIDPARANPRGKPWNELCGGVEIMLTDPAAYRSVATALHIFDAYRKAGSGTLQWAPPEVIRRLLERPGVMVEELVEDCQKEVEGFMRVRERFLMYR from the coding sequence ATGAACCTGTCCCGCATCCTTCCCCTTCCCACACGGAGGACCACCATCTACAAGGCAGGTGGGCTATTTATCCTGTCCATCCTGTCTGTTTTCTCCTGCGCCACCCCCAAACCCACGCCGCCGGCGCCAGCTCCCGTCCTGCCTTCAACCCCCACCCTACCCTCCGCCGACCGCGAATTCCGCGCCGCCTGGGTGGCTACCGTCGCCAACATCAACTGGCCGAGCAAACCGGGGTTGCCGGCAGAAAAGCAAAAAGAAGAAGCCATTGCCTTGCTCGACCTGCTGGCCGACAATAACTTCAACGCCGTCATCTTCCAGGTGCGGCCACAGGCCGACGCCTTGTATCCCAGCTCTCTGGAGCCCTGGTCTTATTACCTCACCGGGGAGCAGGGCACGGCCCCGGCCCCCTTTTACGACCCCCTGAAATTCTGGGTAGAGGCCGCCCACGAGCGCGGGCTGGAGCTGCACGCCTGGCTCAACCCCTACCGGGCACACCACACCGCCGGGGGAGAGATCACTGACTCTTCTATCGTTAAGAAAAAGCCGGAATTGGCCCTCCAGCTCGCCAACGGAATGTGGTGGCTTGACCCGGCTTTGAAAGGTACGCAGGACCACTCCAACGCCGTAGTGATGGACATCGTGCGCCGTTACGACATCGACGGCATCCACTTCGATGATTATTTCTATCCTTACCCTTCCTACAACGACGGGCAGGACTTCCCGGACAGCCTCAGCTGGCAGGCTTATCAGGCGGCAGGCGGAGAACTATCCCGGGGCGACTGGCGGCGGCAGGCGGTCAACCAGTTTGTCGAAAGGGTTTACCAGAGCATCAAGGCCGAAAAGCCGCAGGTCAAATTCGGCCTGAGCCCCTTTGGCATTTGGCGGCCCCGCAACCCGCCCTCCATTCAGGGATTCGACCAGTACGAACAGCTCTACGCCGACGCCCGCCTTTGGCTCAACGAGGGCTGGGTAGATTACTGGACGCCCCAGCTCTACTGGCCCATCAACCAAATCCCGCAGAGCTTCCCGGTGCTGCTGGGGTGGTGGAAACAACAAAATGCCAAAGGCCGCCACCTCTGGCCGGGCATGAGCATTGGGCGCATCAAAGGAGAAAAAGGGACAGATGAGGTGGTCAACCAGATCATGATTGCCCGGGGGATGATACCCGACGCACCGGGCCATGCCCACTGGAGCATCGGCGTATTGCAAAGCAACGACAGCCTGCTGCAGGCTATCGCCAACGGGCCCTACCGGAAGCCGGCCCTGGCGCCGCCCTCGCCCTGGCTGGACAATACCCCGCCGCCGGCGCCTGAGGTGGATATGAAGTTAGAAATGCAGGATAACCGGCTGATGGCCAAAGTGTTTCCTACCGAAACGGGACAGGCTTTCCGTTGGGTGGCCTATTTCCGGCACGGCGGCGAGTGGGATTACCACATCATCAATTCGGGCGGACCCCATGCCTTCATCCCCTTGTTCAAAGTAAAACCGGGCGTCCTACCTAAAGAAAGGCCCACTGAGTTGCCCGCCCCCGAAGCGGTTTATGAGCCGCTGGCCGAACTCTACGTCACTGCCGTCAGCCGCAGCGGCAACGAAAGCCCGGCGTCCGCCATCTCCCTGCCGGCATTCTCCTACGATCTGGCGCCGCCCGTGGCGAGCCTGTTCCCGGAACCGGAGCCGATTGTGGAGAAAGTGCCGGAAACCAGGCGCGCCAACATCCAACTCGGCGTCGAAGTGCTGCTCAGCGAGCAGCTCGATCTCATCCGCGGCAAGCGGGTGGGGTTGATCACCAACCCCTCGGCCGTCGACGGGCAGTTGCGCAGCACCATCGACCTGCTGGCTGAAACGCCGGGCGTAGATCTGGCAGCCCTCTTCGGCCCGGAACACGGCGTACGGGGCGCCGAAGAAGGCCGAATCCTGCTGGAAGGCGAGCCGGACCCCCGCACGGGCGTACCCGTCTACAGCCTATACGGCGACGGCTATGCCCCCAAGGCAGAATGGCTGGAAAAAATAGATGTGCTGCTTTTCGACATACAAGGCGTAGGCTCCGCCTGGTACACGTTCAAATACACCATGTCCTATGCGATGGAAGCCTGCGCCAGGGCGGATATTCCTTTCGTGGTCCTCGACCGCCCCAACCCGTTGGGCGGAGAAGTGGTAGAAGGCCCCTACCTCAACCTGGGCAGCATCTTCCGCCACCGCCTGCCCCTCCGCCACGGCATGACCTACGGCGAACTGGCCCGGATGTGGAACGAAACCGAAGGCTTCGGCGCCGAGCTCACTGTAGTTCCGATGAAAGGTTGGAAACGCAACATGCTTTGGCACGAAACCGGCCTGTTCTGGGTGATGCCCTCCCCGAATATGGGGACTTTTGAGACCGCCGTCGTTTACCCCGGCCAGTGCCTGTTCGAGCGAACCAACCTCTCCGAAGGGCGGGGCACCACCAAGCCCTTCCTGCTTACCGGCGCCTCCTGGATAGATGCCGAAAAAGCCGCCCAAGACCTCAACAGCCGCAATATTCCCGGGGCTGTATTCCGCCCTGCTTATTTTATTCCCAACATCGATCCTGCCAGAGCCAATCCCCGGGGCAAGCCCTGGAATGAACTGTGTGGCGGCGTAGAAATTATGTTGACAGACCCGGCGGCCTACCGCTCGGTGGCTACCGCTCTGCACATTTTCGATGCGTACCGGAAGGCGGGGTCGGGCACATTGCAGTGGGCGCCGCCGGAGGTGATCAGGCGGCTGCTGGAAAGGCCTGGGGTGATGGTGGAAGAGTTGGTTGAGGATTGCCAGAAGGAGGTGGAAGGGTTTATGAGGGTGCGAGAGCGGTTTTTGATGTACCGGTGA
- a CDS encoding PD40 domain-containing protein → MRTLTLFLFLAFATATSAQTRINYGSLKWSDDGRQILFSSIEVKPDWSNYSPFNWRLYLYDLRRDELILVDKAAQYGAFSPDGDKVVYSKNTGVSWDLYIKDLSSGSKRKVTDTPQSETAPDWSPDGRMIVFTRNLKKDVSGIYSMDTEGRNVRNLSRNDRFECHNPEFSPDGEMVVYYMDRGDKKDQVYVMELRTGFARNVTRDNHHNYFPGWFGGGFLMYTRGKDELCLKEVEGGPALPIEGIQSYYAKYNAAQKQIAYINREDQSIYVQKLKGRPGKLKAGKAERVVSPEVLEGK, encoded by the coding sequence ATGCGAACTCTTACGCTCTTCCTTTTCCTGGCCTTTGCCACAGCAACGTCCGCTCAAACCCGCATCAACTACGGCTCCCTGAAGTGGTCCGATGATGGCCGGCAAATCCTCTTTTCCAGTATAGAAGTGAAGCCCGACTGGTCCAATTACTCGCCCTTCAACTGGCGGCTGTACTTGTACGACCTGAGACGGGACGAACTCATCCTGGTCGACAAAGCAGCCCAGTACGGGGCCTTCTCGCCGGATGGCGACAAGGTCGTCTACAGCAAAAATACCGGCGTGAGTTGGGACCTTTACATCAAGGACTTGTCCAGCGGGTCAAAGCGCAAAGTCACCGATACGCCCCAGAGCGAAACGGCGCCCGACTGGTCGCCCGACGGGCGGATGATCGTTTTTACCAGAAACCTCAAAAAGGATGTGAGCGGTATCTACTCCATGGATACGGAAGGCCGCAACGTCCGCAACCTGTCCCGCAACGACCGGTTCGAATGCCACAACCCCGAGTTCTCTCCCGACGGAGAAATGGTCGTTTACTACATGGACAGAGGGGACAAAAAGGACCAGGTCTACGTCATGGAACTCCGCACCGGCTTTGCCCGCAACGTGACCCGCGACAACCACCACAACTATTTTCCCGGCTGGTTTGGCGGCGGCTTCCTGATGTACACCCGGGGCAAGGACGAGCTTTGCCTCAAAGAGGTGGAAGGAGGCCCCGCGTTGCCCATCGAAGGCATTCAGAGTTATTATGCCAAATACAACGCCGCTCAAAAACAGATCGCCTACATCAACCGGGAAGACCAGTCGATCTATGTCCAAAAACTCAAGGGCCGGCCGGGAAAGCTGAAGGCCGGGAAAGCGGAGCGGGTGGTGAGCCCGGAGGTGTTGGAGGGCAAGTAG
- a CDS encoding sulfite oxidase gives MSLALGAEMVFARHFLEGLIPAGLAHLDEPFQLPGKHPELVVLNDRPINAETPAHLLDPALTPAELFFVRNNGMPPEMEQINPDKWTLAIEGESARQKKTYSLPELKQRFENVTLQLTLECGGNGRKEFNPPAKGNQWSVGAVGCAAWTGVRLRDVLNDVGLKDNAFYIGYYGRDIHASGDPGKAPISRGVPIGKAMEAETLLAWSLNSQPLPWLNGYPLRLVIGGWPASCSGKWLERIVIRDKVHDGEKMGGQSYRVPCRPVAPGAKVADEDMCIIESMPVKSLITYPRTGAMIREGQRLPLRGHAWAGDFEVKEMHYSIDFGTTWQPCRLEKPANRFAWQHWQAEASFPQKGYYEVWARATDSNGKMQPMLLPGWNPKGYLNNACHRIAVKVV, from the coding sequence ATGAGCCTTGCCCTGGGCGCCGAGATGGTATTTGCCCGACACTTCCTGGAAGGCCTCATCCCGGCGGGGCTGGCCCATTTGGACGAGCCTTTCCAACTGCCCGGCAAGCACCCGGAGCTGGTCGTACTCAACGACCGGCCCATCAACGCTGAAACACCCGCCCACCTGCTCGACCCGGCCCTGACGCCGGCGGAACTGTTCTTCGTGCGCAACAACGGCATGCCTCCCGAAATGGAGCAGATCAACCCGGATAAATGGACGCTCGCCATCGAAGGAGAATCGGCCCGGCAAAAGAAAACCTACAGCCTGCCCGAGCTGAAACAAAGGTTTGAGAACGTCACCCTGCAACTCACCCTGGAATGCGGCGGCAACGGCCGCAAAGAATTCAACCCGCCGGCCAAGGGCAACCAATGGTCCGTCGGGGCGGTGGGCTGCGCAGCCTGGACGGGCGTGCGCCTGCGCGACGTGCTGAACGACGTGGGGCTGAAGGACAACGCCTTCTATATCGGTTACTACGGCAGAGACATTCACGCCAGTGGCGACCCCGGCAAGGCCCCCATCTCGCGGGGCGTGCCCATCGGCAAGGCTATGGAAGCCGAGACGCTGCTCGCCTGGAGCCTCAACAGCCAACCCCTGCCCTGGCTCAACGGCTACCCCCTGCGGCTGGTGATCGGCGGCTGGCCCGCCAGTTGCTCCGGCAAATGGCTGGAACGCATCGTGATCAGAGATAAAGTACACGACGGAGAAAAAATGGGCGGGCAGTCTTACCGCGTGCCCTGCCGCCCGGTGGCGCCCGGCGCCAAAGTGGCCGATGAAGATATGTGCATCATCGAATCCATGCCGGTCAAATCGCTCATTACCTACCCTAGAACGGGCGCCATGATCCGGGAAGGGCAGCGGCTCCCCCTGCGCGGGCATGCCTGGGCGGGCGACTTCGAGGTGAAGGAAATGCACTATTCCATCGATTTCGGCACAACCTGGCAACCCTGCCGCCTCGAAAAACCGGCCAACCGCTTCGCCTGGCAACACTGGCAGGCGGAGGCCAGCTTCCCCCAAAAGGGCTACTACGAAGTGTGGGCCCGCGCTACCGACAGCAACGGCAAAATGCAGCCCATGCTGCTGCCCGGCTGGAACCCCAAAGGCTACCTGAACAATGCCTGCCATAGGATTGCGGTGAAGGTTGTTTAA
- a CDS encoding Crp/Fnr family transcriptional regulator, whose amino-acid sequence MTAFLNAIHPLDTETAEEYSACWHPVSGVKKEILTWEGETEKYIYFVEEGFQRSYYIKDAREYVMAFTYPPSFSGIVESFLTQTPSRYFLECITDSRLLRIAHTDHQKMMNKHRSLETLFRKAAEAVLTGVAERQYELLALSMEERFRAFTQRSAHLLNKVPHKHIASYLRIDPSNFSKLLSKIPI is encoded by the coding sequence TTGACTGCTTTCCTGAATGCCATTCACCCCCTGGATACCGAAACGGCGGAAGAATATTCGGCCTGCTGGCATCCCGTTTCCGGTGTTAAAAAGGAGATCCTCACCTGGGAGGGGGAAACGGAAAAGTATATCTACTTCGTAGAGGAGGGGTTTCAACGGTCCTACTACATCAAAGACGCCCGGGAGTATGTCATGGCCTTTACCTACCCGCCTTCCTTTTCGGGTATTGTAGAGTCTTTCCTTACCCAGACACCTTCCCGCTACTTCCTGGAATGCATCACCGACAGCCGCCTGCTGCGGATCGCCCACACGGATCACCAGAAGATGATGAACAAACACCGCAGCCTGGAGACCCTGTTCAGGAAGGCCGCAGAGGCCGTGCTGACCGGCGTGGCGGAGCGGCAATACGAATTGCTGGCCTTAAGCATGGAAGAACGATTCCGGGCCTTTACCCAAAGGAGCGCCCACCTGCTCAATAAAGTTCCCCACAAACACATCGCTTCCTATCTGCGCATCGACCCTTCCAATTTCAGCAAACTACTGTCGAAAATACCTATCTGA
- a CDS encoding alpha/beta fold hydrolase: MKVKTTEQLLAAGRHSNLRRESWFDPNLYPFQSNFVTVEAGQMHYIDEGEGTPILFVHGMPTWSFLFRDQIRTFSGSYRCIAPDHIGFGLSEKPPSFEGTPQAHARNLAELVGRLGLENITLVVHDFGGPIGLAFANAHPKKVRRVVLLNTWLWETRSENSARRVDKLLNSWLGKFLYLRLNFSPRFLLRQAFADKKNLPRAVHQHYTQIFPDRQSRYGLLKIGQSLVGASDWYAAQWEQLEAIAGKPFQIIWGLQDEFLKTEYLEKWKARLPQAEVITLDCGHFLTEERPGEVTTAISHFMKGQP; encoded by the coding sequence ATGAAAGTTAAGACAACTGAGCAACTGCTTGCTGCCGGGAGGCACTCCAACTTGCGCCGGGAAAGCTGGTTCGACCCCAACCTTTACCCTTTTCAATCCAACTTCGTCACTGTTGAAGCTGGCCAGATGCACTACATCGATGAGGGCGAGGGTACTCCTATACTCTTCGTCCACGGTATGCCCACCTGGTCCTTCTTATTTCGGGATCAGATCAGGACGTTTTCGGGCAGCTATCGCTGCATCGCACCCGACCACATCGGGTTTGGCCTGTCGGAAAAACCACCGTCATTCGAAGGCACTCCCCAGGCCCACGCCCGGAATCTGGCGGAACTGGTAGGCCGGCTCGGGTTGGAAAATATTACCCTGGTCGTTCACGACTTCGGCGGGCCGATCGGCCTGGCCTTTGCCAACGCCCATCCCAAAAAAGTGCGCCGCGTAGTGCTGCTCAATACCTGGCTCTGGGAAACCCGGAGCGAAAACAGCGCCCGGCGGGTAGACAAGCTGCTGAACAGCTGGCTGGGGAAATTTCTTTACCTCCGCCTCAACTTTTCTCCCCGCTTCCTGCTCAGGCAGGCTTTTGCCGATAAAAAGAACCTGCCCCGCGCTGTCCACCAGCATTACACTCAGATTTTTCCGGATAGGCAGTCCCGCTACGGGCTGTTGAAAATAGGGCAGTCCCTGGTGGGCGCTTCCGATTGGTACGCGGCACAGTGGGAACAACTGGAGGCCATCGCCGGCAAACCCTTCCAAATCATCTGGGGCCTTCAGGATGAGTTCCTCAAAACGGAATATCTCGAAAAGTGGAAAGCCCGCCTGCCTCAGGCTGAAGTCATCACGCTGGATTGTGGGCATTTTTTGACGGAGGAGCGGCCCGGAGAAGTAACGACGGCCATCAGCCACTTTATGAAGGGGCAGCCATAA